In the genome of Zobellia nedashkovskayae, the window GATTTAAAAGTTGAAGTATTTGGAACACAGTTCCATGTAAGTACAAGGGATAATAAGACCGGAGTTCTTTTAGATGAAGGTTCTATCGAACTTTTATTGGACAATGGAACCACCCAAAAAATGATACCGGGTGAGTTGGTGTCCTATTCCAAAGAAGATAAAGCTATAACGCATGACAAAGTAACCCAAGAGCTATCATACTCTTTATGGCGGGAAGGAACTTATATTTTTAATAACACTACGGTATACGAGGTTATGAAAAACATAGAACAGGCATATGGAATGGAAACCGAATTCATTGACGAAGAACTTAAAGACCAAAAACTAACCGGGGGAATCCCCAATCAAAATCTCAAAATTTGTTTGTCAGCAATAGAAAAATCGACAGGGACGAGAATTGTCATAAAAGGCAAGAGACTACTAATCTTCAAGAACTAACTAAAAATTAAATGATTATTATGAGAAAAACTATTTTGAAAACACTGTTAACTGCAAGTCTAGCGATAGGAACTGTGCAGGTTCAGGCATCAGAAAACAACATTACCATGGAGGTGGAAGAGAATGTTGCTCTGTCCGATTTTCTTACCGATATAAGCAAAAAGCATAAAGTCTACTTTACTTATAATGCCAGTCTTATATCCGGAGAAAACTTAGATCCTGAAGAATATAGATATAGTAAACTAAATAAAATCATAAGCAAACTTGAAAGTAAAACAAGTTTCGATTTTGAGTATTTAGGAAACAACTATTATGTGGTTTACCACAAGAAAGCAGAGAAAGTTAAACTTAACAAACTTTCTCTTAACACTTTAAGTTACAGTACGGTAAAAGATTTATCCATATTACAACAATCAATAACCGGTAATATTAAAGATCAAGATGGTAATCCATTAGCAGGTGTTAACGTTGTTGAAAAAGGCACGACTAATGGAACTACATCTGATTTTGATGGTAACTATACTATTGATGCCGCAGCAGATGCGACTTTGGTATTTAGTTATATCGGTTTTCCTACCAAGGAAAAAAAGGTAGACGGCAAATCTGTTGTTAATGTATCACTTAGTGAAGGTGTACAATTAGAAGAGTTTATTGTTGTTGGTTCAAGAACTGCACCAAGAAGTAATACAGATACGCCTTTACCAGTGGATGTTGTTGGCGTAAAGGAATTGACTTCTACCGGTCAAGCAACTTTTGATAAAGCTTTGCAATACAGAATTCCATCATTTAACACCGTTCAAACACCGGTAAACGATGCAACTTCTTTACTAGATCCTTATGAAATTCGTAACATGGGGCCAAGTAGAACTTTGATTCTTATTAACGGTAAACGTAAAAACTTAAGCGCCTTGCTTTATACACAAACCTCTCCAGGACGTGGCGAAACAGGCGCTGATATTTCTGCAATACCTACAGATGCAATCAAAAGAGTAGAGATTCTAAGAGATGGTGCTTCTGCTCAATACGGTTCTGATGCCATTGCAGGTGTAATGAATATTATCTTAAAAGACACCCCTAATGAAGGTTCTGCTACAATTCGTACGGGCATTACTTCAGAAGGTGACGGAGAGATGTTTGGTGTTGCTGCTAACAATGGGTCTACTATTGGAGACGATAAAGGTTTTATAAATTATACCATTGATTTATCAAAAGTAAACCAAGCGAACAGACCAGGTACGGTAAATGCAGCTGGTGAGGCGGCTGATTTTGGCGCTGATATTGCAGATGTACAGGAGTTCTTATCTAGAAGACCTGATGCCGGAAATATAAATGGTTCACCAGAAACTGCTGCAGCTAAATTCTCAGTAAACTTAGGTTATGACTTAAGTGAAAACACTTCATTATATGGTAATGCAGCTTATGTCTACAAAGCCGTAAATAGTTTTGCTAATTATAGGACACCGTATTGGAGGACTGTAGATGATTACCCTTATTTGGCTGATTTTTTCCCTGGAAACAATCCAAACACAGCTGGAGGTTATGATGGTTATGTTCCTACTTTTGAAGGTTTATTAAGTGATTACAATGCTACAATAGGTTTCAAATCAACTATTAATGATTGGAATATTGATGCAAGTTTTACAACCGGTGGTAACTTACAAACCTATAAAGTAAATGACACTCATAATAGAAACATCGTATATTCTCCATCAGTATTTATAGATGCTAATGGTAATGGCTCGGTTGATGACGGTGAAATAACAGAAGGTTCTGAACTATACAGAGAAAATAGTCAACAATCTTTTGATCCAGGAGGAACTAAATTTTCTCATAATGTAGGTAACATTGATATTTCAAGGTTGCTTTCTGATAAAATTAGTATTGGTTTTGGTGCTGAGTTTAGAACAGAAACTTTTGAAATCATAGAAGGAGAATTAGCTTCTTACGATGGTGGTGGTGCAGATTCTTTTGCTGGAGCCTCTCCTCAAAACTCAGGAAAATTCAATCGCTACAATATTGGTGGCTACTTGAGTTTAGATTACGATGTAACCGATGCCTTCTTGCTAAGTGGTACTATTAGAACAGAAAACTATTCTGATTTTGGTAATGCTTTTGTTTACAAGTTCAGTACCCGTTACAAAGTAGCTGATGCGTTTACTTTAAGAGGTTCAATTTCTTCAGGTTTTAGAGCTCCTACCTTACACCAAATTTATACCCAAAAAGCGCAGTATAGTTTTGTGCCAGGACAAGGTATTCAAGTAGGTGGTTTAATTAACAACGTATCTACACAAGCTAAACTTCTAGGTATACCGCAATTAGATGCTGAAACGTCTACCAACTTCACCATTGGTTTTGGTGGTAAATTAGGTAATAAATTCAGCTATACTTTTGATTACTACAATATTGCTGTAGAAGATAGAATTGTGTTAGGAAATGAAATTGGAGGTAGTGGTGATCCTACTAACCCATTAGATATTCTTTTAGCAAGCAATAACTTAAGTGATGTTAGCTTTTTCTCTAACGCTATTGATACAAAAACTTCTGGTGTAGATGTTGTTCTTGCCTACAAAGGTATTGCGCTTGGAGCAGGTAGTCTAGATTTAAATTTATCTGGAAACTATACGATTCAAAACGAACTTGATGGCCCTGTTAAGGATATTGATTTAGTAGCCAATTCAGGTCAGTCTGTTGTAAACGGTACTCAAGAGGCTTTGTTCTTTACTTCGCGTCCGGAAACAAAGTGGATTTTTGGAATTAACTACGATATCAACAAATTCGGTTTCTCTTTGAATAATACGTATTTCGGAAAGACTAAATTCCAACAACAAGGTTTAGATGAGAATTTATTTACTGAGTTTACACCAAACGTTGTAACTGACTTGGGAATCAATTTTAATGCGACTGAAAAATTTACGATTGCATTAAATGTCAACAACATATTTGATGTGTTGCCTGAGTGGAGTTTTCAATCTAAAAACGCTGCAGGTAATGCTATTCTTGCTGACCCAGCACAGGTTCAAAACCAGTCTAATCTAATTACTTTCAACCAAAGATATTCTCAAATGACTTATGATGGTTACCATTTTAGTCAATTAGGAACGATGTTTAACTTATCGTTAAACTATAAGTTCTAAGATTTGAGTTTAAGTGTATTTTTGTTTTAGCTAAAGCTGCCTGTAACCAGGCAGCTTTTTTTATTCAGGTAATTCAAAATAGAATATTCAAAGTGTTTGGCTTTGGTTATAAGAATTTATTTCTATGAATACTGGCATAAATACTCATTGCATAAATGAGTCCACACAAGATTATATTAGAGTAAAGACACTTTTGATTCATATGAGGCTAACATATGTTATGACAGCTTCTAAATCCTTGAATAAACAACCAAAATAGGGAAACAAAAAACCCGGGCAATGCCCAGGTTTTTATTCAATGTCTTTCGACTGAAAAATTATTTTGATATCCTAACCGTCAGGATGCATGAATTTTTGCTTAGCCAATAAGGTTTCTTCGGACTCTACATGATCCTCATCTGGAACACAACAGTCTACTGGGCATACCGCCGCACACTGTGGTTCTTCATGAAAGCCCATACATTCCGTACACTTATCTGGTGAAATATAATATATTTCATCACTGATAGGTTCTTGTACCTCGTCCGCATTCACCGATTTTCCATTTGGAAGTACAACATCACCTTCTAAAGAGGTGCCATCATTGTAACGCCATTCATCGGCTCCTTCGTAAATTGCAGTGTTCGGACATTCCGGCTCACAAGCTCCGCAATTAATACATTCATCCGTTATAACTATTGCCATATTATTTTTATTAAGCTGAACAGCCTTTAACCCGTTCGTTATATTTCATTTTAATCGTGAAAGCAAAAATCAATTCAGTATTCTTACTTTTGCACAAAGGTACTTCGGAATACAATTTTGAACAAATATATGAACGACCATCACAAAACTTTTATTGCATTTGTTAAACTCGGCCACTTTCTTAGAGAGTTTGTTACATTGGAAACACCAAATGACGAATGGTCTATTAAATTAGACGAAGCTATCATTCTTTCCAAACACAAAAATGGTTGGTTTACTCGAGAAAATGTCACCCATGCCATAAAAAGTTGGGGAGAATTACTAACGGAAGAACAACTTTCTGCTTGGTTGGAGCCCTATAATTTGAGTCAGAATAAACCAAAAATCGTGGCATTGATCATGGCAGGAAATATTCCGCTCGTTGGTTTTCATGATTTATTATGTGTACTTATTACCGGTAATAAGGTGTTTGCGAAACTATCCTCTAATGACAATGCACTCATCTTATTCATAAAGGATTACCTCTCTTCTATTGAACCTACTTTTGAAGATACTATTGAAATTGCAGAGGGTAAAATGGAAGGTTTTGATGCCGTTATAGCTACAGGGAGTAATAACACTTCTCGTTATTTTGAACACTACTTTAGCAAAGTACCCAACATCATCAGAAAAAATAGAAACTCTATTTCAGTATTGACCGGAAACGAGTCAAAAGAACAATTAAATGCTCTAGGTGAGGATATCTTTAGATATTATGGACTAGGATGCCGTAGCGTTAGCAAAGTTTTTGTCCCCAAATCATATGATTTTGACAGCCTTTTTAAAGCAGTTTACTCCTATCATCCTATTGTAGACCATGTAAAATACGCTAATAATTACGATTATAACAAAGCGGTTTACCTCATGTCAGAATTTAAAATACTAGATAATGGCTTCTTGATTCTCAAAGAAGACAAAAGCTATTCCTCCCCTATCGCTTCCTTGTTTTATGAGCGCTATGAGAGTTTAGATGATTTAAAAGAACGCCTTACTGCAGATGCCAATGAGCTACAATGTATTGTTGGTGAAAACATTTTTGAGGGAGAAATAGCCTTCGGACAGACCCAACAACCTTCGCTTACGGACTATGCAGATAATGTAGACACTGTTGACTTCCTGTTAAGAACCTAATAGAATTTTTTGTTAATACTAACCCTGTTTACCCTTAAATTCAAGACCTTTACCACTTAATTTTTTTACAATTCTTATGAAAAAACATAATTTTAGTGCCGGACCTAGCATACTGCCACAGGAAGTTTTATTAAAATCTTCTGAAGCCATAATGGACTTTAACGGTTCTGGACTTTCCCTTATAGAGATTTCTCATAGAAGCAAAGACTTTGTAGAAGTCATTGAAAATGCTCGTAGCCTTGCTCTTGAGCTTTTAGGTCTTGAAGGAAAAGGCTATACGGCACTCTTTCTTCAAGGCGGCGCCAGTATGCAATTTTTAATGGCGGCCTATAACCTTTTAGAAAAAAAAGCGGGATACCTTAATACAGGTACTTGGAGCGAAAAAGCAATTAATGAAGCTAAATTGTTTGGTGATATTGTTGAAGTAGGCTCTTCTAAAGACGAAAATTTCAATTACATACCAAAAGGATATTCAGTCCCTGAAGACCTTGATTATCTTCACGTTACCTCTAACAATACGATTTTTGGTACGCAGATGAAAAAATTTCCAATGACTAATGTGCCGTTGATATGTGATATGAGTTCTGATATCTTCTCCCGTCAAATGGATTTTTCTCAATTTGATTTGATTTATGCTGGGGCGCAGAAAAATATGGGGCCCGCAGGAACAACCCTCGTAGTCGTAAAAGAGGATATATTAGGAAAAGTATCTAGAAAGATTCCTAGTATGTTAGATTACCAAGTACATATTTCAAAAGACAGTATGTTCAATACACCTCCTGTTTTTGCTGTGTATACTTCTATGCTAACCTTAGAATGGTTAAAAAATCTTGGTGGCATTGCTGCTATTGAAGAAATTAACGAGAAGAAAGCTCGATTAATTTATTCTGAAATTGATTTGAACCCTGTTTTTAAAGGATTTGCTAAAACAGAGGATAGATCAATCATGAATGCTACTTTCAATTTGGCCAATGACAAATTAAAAGAAACCTTTGATGCCCAATGTAAAGAAGCTGGTATTAATGGTATTAACGGTCACCGTTCCGTTGGTGGATACCGCGCTTCTATGTACAACGCCCTATCATTAGAAAGTGTTGGCGTCTTGGTAGATATCATGAGCGAAATGGAAAGAAAAGGGTAAAGCTACTTTTTTACCTTGATTCAATAAACAATAAAAAATGCATCCGTTGGCACACTGCTAACGGATTCATTTTAAGCAATAGCAACACTAATAAATTTTCCGAATAGAATGAAGATACTTGCAAATGATGGAATTGCCCAATCGGGTATTAAAGCGCTAGAAAACGCAGGTTTTGAAGTGCTAACTACTACAGTAGCCCAAGAGCAATTACAAAATTTCATAAATGAAAACGAAATAACCGGATTATTGGTACGAGGTGCCACACAAGTAAGAAAAGATCTTATTGACAATTGCCCTAGCCTTAGACTTGTTGGGAGAGGTGGTGTTGGCATGGATAATATTGATGTGGAATACGCCGAGAAAAAAGGTTTATTTGTCATTAATACTCCTGAAGCATCTTCGTCATCGGTGGCAGAGCTTGTTTTTGCCCACCTTTTTGGAGGCGTTCGCTATTTGCACGATGCTAACAGAAACATGCCACTTGAAGGCGATAGTAACTTCAAAAAGTTGAAAAAGTCATACGGATCAGGAACGGAGCTTCGCGGAAAAACTTTGGGGATTATCGGTTTTGGGAGAATAGGACAAGCTACGGCTAAAATAGCTTTGGGTATTGGTATGAAAGTTATTTATCATGATCCTTACTTAGAAAATACTTCTCTTGAAGTTTCTTTTTTTGATGGGCAATCGGTAACATTCAATTTTGAATCACAAGCCAAAGAAGAATTGGTGTCCACTTCGGATTTTATCACCCTTCATGTTCCCGCTCAAAAGAACTATATTCTTGGGAAAGAAGAATTTGAATTGATGAAGCCTGGTGTTGGTATTATAAATGCTGCCAGAGGGGGTGTTTTAGATGAAGTTGCTCTTGTTGATGCTTTGGAGAATGGCAATGTTATTTTTGCCGGTCTTGATGTTTATGAATCTGAACCTAAACCAGAAATCAGAATACTTATGCATCCTAATATCTCATTAACACCACATATTGGTGCCGCTACTGCAGAAGCGCAAAACAGAATAGGAATGGAATTAGCAGAACAAATCATTACCCTTTTAAAATAGTCCATATACAATACCTTTAAGAAAACCTCGTTGAACAATTTACTGTTTAGCGAGGTTTTTTATATAGCCTCAGTAAACAATAGAAATTTTTATCATTCAATTAAATATGTTTTTTTTGATAACTCTTTACTAATCAAAAGAATATATTAATCGGATTAAGTTGAGTCATTTTAAGGGTTCTTTTCCCTATTTCTCATTTTTGACAGAAACTTTTTCGTAAATTGTTAAACAAACATAAACCATTAAATATTATGTCAGGATTATTAGACCTATTAGGCAGCCCAATGGGCAAACAATTAATAAGTGGCGTAGCCAGCCAGACCGGTAATTCTACCGATCAAACAGGTAGCGTATTAAGTATGGCCTTGCCAATCTTAATGGGAGCCATGAAAAAGAATGCAGCTTCACCAGAAGGTGCACAAGGATTAATGAGTGCGCTTTCGGGAAAACATGACGGAGGCATATTAGACAACCTTGGTGGGCTTTTTAGCGGTGGCGTAGACCAATCTGTTATGGACGATGGTGCAGGTATATTAGGTCACGTTCTAGGTGGTAAGCAAGCAACTGTAGAAAATGCATTAAGTCAAAAATCCGGAATGGACGCAGGTTCTGTTGCTACCATATTAAAAGTGGCCGCTCCTATTCTTTTAGGATTTTTAGGTAAACAATCAAAAGAACAGAATATTAGCGATTCTAATGGAATTGGTAATCTCCTTGGCAGCTTTATGGGCGGTGGCGACTCTGGTAACCAACAACAGTCCCTAATTGAATCTTTTTTAGACTCTGATGGTGACGGTAGTATTCTTGATGACGTTGCCTCTATGGCCCTTGGTGGCAATAAAGGTGGCATTGGCGGCCTTTTAGGAGGTCTTTTTGGAAAGTAAAAACTAGATTGTTAAATAGCATACTTAAGCCACTTGTTAATTCAAGTGGCTTTTTTTTGTAAATTGTATAACAGTCGTTGCGATACTACTAAGAATCAGATTATGAAAAAGATATATTTAGTTTTAGGAACACTTAGCTTTTTTACCTTGTTGATCGCTAGTAGTTGTTCTAGCGCAAAAGAAGTTGTTGCTATTTCTGATGAAGAAAAAGTCGCCTTTCAGCAAAAGGAAAGAGACACCATTACAATTGCTAGCGATGCCACAGAATATGAGATTATAATCATTGAACCAGGATTTAATTTTTGGTTACAGAGTATCGCAAAACCACGTAATTATTATTCACAGTCGTACATGGAAAATCGGAATCAGATTTTTGTTGTCAATTACAACCAAAAGGTAATGCAGCCTATGCGTTACGACCCTAATCTTTACGAGCAACAAATCAATTATGAACCTAACATAGATTATGGTTATGAAGTGAATTATAAGCTCTATAATTACTTTATTTATTTCCAACGAAAATACAATCAGCGCTTGGGGCCTTTTGTACCAAGAATTTGATTGCCTATATTTGCTTAGATACAAGTTATGAAAAAATTAAAACAACGCTGGGGAATAGACTCTAATCTTCAGTTAGCCGTCATTTTTTTAGTCTTTGCTATTACTGGCTCCACTGCCACTAAACTAGCTGCGCCCGTTACCGCATTTATCGGTCTTGATAGCGAAACAACTAATGCCTGGATATATTGGACTTTTCGCATTCTGCTCATATTCCCAATTTACCAAGTGCTTTTAGTGGCATTTGGATGGCTTTTTGGTCAGTTTCAGTTCTTCTGGAATTTTGAGAAGAAAATGATAAACAGACTCGGTCTGGGGTTTCTTCTTAAATAATTTATCCATTCTTTTTTAAAGGCCATGGCGTTGTTTTATAATTTTGCCACATGAATAAAATTACCGGTATTTTAATTTCATTAACCTCTATTTTGCTGGTAACTTGTCTTCTCATCCCTTCATTAGCTAAGTTTGCGCACGCACTAAACGAACATCATTCTGAAGAATGTACAGATGCAAACAGGCTGCATGTTCATGAAGCTGAACTAGATTGTGATTTTCAAAAGTTTCAATTATCACCTCAATTTGCTCAATTTACAATCACTTTCAATCAGTATAAACATGCCCTAATAAAAGAAGGTATTACTAATTTTTATTTCTTTTTAAGTAAGTACCAAAAACTTCAATTTATTCTTAGGGGACCTCCCTATCTTTCATAATTACTTTGACTTACAATATCTTTATTTAAGTATCACTTTAAACTACATGCATTATGAAACGTATCATAAATGTGTTACTTTTTACAATGTTGGGCACTTTTTTACAGGCTCAAAATTCTATATCAGGAACAATTACAGATAAAATAGACCAAGCTACTTTATTTGGCGCAGAAGTTTATTTTCCTCAATTGGAAAAGGGCACCGTAACCGACGAAAATGGATATTATGAATTGAAAAATTTACCTACAGGGAGCTATAAATTAATAATATCCCATATTGGGTTCCTAACTTCATCACAGTCCATTGTGATTACCGATGGCAACACCTCTTTTAATGCTCAATTGACGCCTAGCGCCATAGAAATGGAAGAAATTATTGTTTCAACCCCATTCCACAAATTACAGCGTGAAAATGTTATGAAGGTCGAAAGAGCTGATATGAAAGATTTAAAAGCCCAAGGTGCAGTTACGTTGAGCGAAGGAATAACTAATGTTCCAGGGGTTGAAAGTGTCTCCACAGGGCTAGGAATAGGCAAACCGGTCATAAGAGGATTAAGCTCCAACCGGGTTTTGGTATATGCACAAGGTATTCGTCTTGAAAATCAGCAGTTTGGTGACGAGCACGGTCTTGGTATAAGCGATGCGGGTATTGAGAGTGTAGAAGTTATAAAAGGACCCGCTTCCCTACTTTACGGCTCCGATGCACTAGGTGGCGTATTATATCTGAATCCGGAAAAATTTGCTTTACCAAATAAAACCGAAGGCGATGTAAACCTTACTTATTTTTCAAATACCGAGGGAATAAATGCCAATGCCGGATTTAAAACCTCTGGAGAAAAATTCAAGTTTATGTTACGAGGAAGCACGGCAAGTCATACGGATTATCACACAGGAGATGATGTAACGGTTACCAACTCCAGGTTTCAAGAACAAGATATTAAAACAGGCGTAGCTTACCAAGGAACCAGCTTTAAAACGGAGCTTAGGTACAACTATAATTATTTGAAATTAGGTATTCCCGAAGAAATTGGTGAGCAAACGAATGACCGCACTCCCCTTTCTCCTTATGAATCTATAGATAATCATATATTAAGTTCAAAAACCAATATTTTCTTTGGCAAATCTAGTTTAGAGACTACTCTAGGCTATACTTTTAATACTAGAAAGGAATTTGAGGAAGGTGAAGATGAAGCTGCTTTAGACATGAATTTGGCCACCTTCAACTATAATCTTCTATATCACCTGCCAAAATGGGGGAATTGGGAAACTATAGTTGGAGCACAAGGTATGCACCAAACTAATTCAAATTTTGGCGAAGAGGCCCTTATTCCTGATGCGACCACCAATGATATAGGTTTTTTAGCTACTTCTCACCTCCATTTTGAGAACAATAGCGATATGCAATTTGGAATTCGCTATGACCGTCGTGCATTAGATGGAGAGGAAAATGGAATTTCTGGTGAAGAAGGTTATATATCACCTATTGACCAGAGCTACAACAGTTTTAATGCCGCATTGGGCTACAAACTTGAACTCTTAAAAAAGCTAACAGGCAGAATAAACCTAGCATCAGGTTTCAGAGCTCCTAATTTGGCCGAATTGACTTCTAATGGGGTTCACGAAGGTACTAACCGCTATGAAATTGGTAATGCCGATTTAAGCAACGAGCAGAACCTTCAGACTGATATCTCAATAGAATACAAGAACGAGCACATGGAGTTTTATGTGAACGGATTCTATAATTCCGTGAACGACTTTATTTTCATTCAGTCTAACGGACAGACTATTGAGGAAAATGAAGTTTTTCTATACCAACAACAAGATGCTAAATTATACGGTGGAGAAATAGGACTTCATATTCACCCGCACCCATTAGATTGGCTACATATTGAAAGTAGCTTTGAAACGGTTACCGGAAAACTAAAAGATGATACCTATTTGCCTTTAATCCCCGCGAATTCGCTTACCAATACTTTACGAACAGAATTTACAAAAACAAATAACCGGCTAGAAAGCAGCTATGCATTTATCACCTTAAAATCAGTGTTTAAACAGAATAATATAAGTGGATTTGAACTAGCTTCGGATGGATACAACCTACTAAATATAGGGCTTGGAGGAACAACTTTATTGTTTAATCATCCTATAGACATTCGTTTAAGCGGAAACAACATCCTTAATACGGATTATATTTCGCACTTATCTAGGTTAAAAGGCGATGGCATATCTAATATTGGTAGGAATATCAATTTAGGGGTGAGCATTCCTCTTTAAAATTAAACTCACCTACTACTAAGCCGCAAGTCAACTAGAAAAACTACTATTTGCTTGCGGTTTTATTTTTTTCCTTAAAATGAAAACCATGAACAAGTTGGCCAAAAAATCCTTTAGGCATTTTATCATCACCTTCGTAACCTAATGGGACCAAACCACTGTCTTCGGGGATATAGTCGGTTTTAAAAATATAATCCCAGAGACTTAAGCTAATACCGTAATTTACACCATTCTTCTTTCCTTCCGGAAGCTCATAAGCATGGTGGTACAAATGCATGACCGGGTTATTGAAAATATACTTTAACGGGCCCCAAGTTAGTTTAATGTTCGAATGATTAAGATGCCCTATTGCTATAGCAAAAAAATGAACGATATAAGCCTGCTCAGGCTCAAACCCTCCCAATACCATTACCGCAAAAGTTTTAAGAGGTTTGTAAAATAAATTCTCCATCCAATGGTAACGCATATGGGCTGCAAAACCCATTTCTTTTACACTATGATGAACCTTATGAAACTCCCATAAAAAAGCATACCTATGAAGCAGCATATGAGTAAACCATTGCACAAAATCCAGCAGCACAAAAAAGACTGTTAACTGCAAGATTGGAGGCCATTCATGCAGGTTAATAAGCGCTAAAGCATCAGATGGCATTCCAATGTCTAAAAACATCAATTCCAATAACTTATAAAATCCACTTATTGCAAT includes:
- a CDS encoding TonB-dependent receptor; this encodes MRKTILKTLLTASLAIGTVQVQASENNITMEVEENVALSDFLTDISKKHKVYFTYNASLISGENLDPEEYRYSKLNKIISKLESKTSFDFEYLGNNYYVVYHKKAEKVKLNKLSLNTLSYSTVKDLSILQQSITGNIKDQDGNPLAGVNVVEKGTTNGTTSDFDGNYTIDAAADATLVFSYIGFPTKEKKVDGKSVVNVSLSEGVQLEEFIVVGSRTAPRSNTDTPLPVDVVGVKELTSTGQATFDKALQYRIPSFNTVQTPVNDATSLLDPYEIRNMGPSRTLILINGKRKNLSALLYTQTSPGRGETGADISAIPTDAIKRVEILRDGASAQYGSDAIAGVMNIILKDTPNEGSATIRTGITSEGDGEMFGVAANNGSTIGDDKGFINYTIDLSKVNQANRPGTVNAAGEAADFGADIADVQEFLSRRPDAGNINGSPETAAAKFSVNLGYDLSENTSLYGNAAYVYKAVNSFANYRTPYWRTVDDYPYLADFFPGNNPNTAGGYDGYVPTFEGLLSDYNATIGFKSTINDWNIDASFTTGGNLQTYKVNDTHNRNIVYSPSVFIDANGNGSVDDGEITEGSELYRENSQQSFDPGGTKFSHNVGNIDISRLLSDKISIGFGAEFRTETFEIIEGELASYDGGGADSFAGASPQNSGKFNRYNIGGYLSLDYDVTDAFLLSGTIRTENYSDFGNAFVYKFSTRYKVADAFTLRGSISSGFRAPTLHQIYTQKAQYSFVPGQGIQVGGLINNVSTQAKLLGIPQLDAETSTNFTIGFGGKLGNKFSYTFDYYNIAVEDRIVLGNEIGGSGDPTNPLDILLASNNLSDVSFFSNAIDTKTSGVDVVLAYKGIALGAGSLDLNLSGNYTIQNELDGPVKDIDLVANSGQSVVNGTQEALFFTSRPETKWIFGINYDINKFGFSLNNTYFGKTKFQQQGLDENLFTEFTPNVVTDLGINFNATEKFTIALNVNNIFDVLPEWSFQSKNAAGNAILADPAQVQNQSNLITFNQRYSQMTYDGYHFSQLGTMFNLSLNYKF
- a CDS encoding 4Fe-4S dicluster domain-containing protein translates to MAIVITDECINCGACEPECPNTAIYEGADEWRYNDGTSLEGDVVLPNGKSVNADEVQEPISDEIYYISPDKCTECMGFHEEPQCAAVCPVDCCVPDEDHVESEETLLAKQKFMHPDG
- a CDS encoding acyl-CoA reductase; its protein translation is MNDHHKTFIAFVKLGHFLREFVTLETPNDEWSIKLDEAIILSKHKNGWFTRENVTHAIKSWGELLTEEQLSAWLEPYNLSQNKPKIVALIMAGNIPLVGFHDLLCVLITGNKVFAKLSSNDNALILFIKDYLSSIEPTFEDTIEIAEGKMEGFDAVIATGSNNTSRYFEHYFSKVPNIIRKNRNSISVLTGNESKEQLNALGEDIFRYYGLGCRSVSKVFVPKSYDFDSLFKAVYSYHPIVDHVKYANNYDYNKAVYLMSEFKILDNGFLILKEDKSYSSPIASLFYERYESLDDLKERLTADANELQCIVGENIFEGEIAFGQTQQPSLTDYADNVDTVDFLLRT
- the serC gene encoding 3-phosphoserine/phosphohydroxythreonine transaminase — translated: MKKHNFSAGPSILPQEVLLKSSEAIMDFNGSGLSLIEISHRSKDFVEVIENARSLALELLGLEGKGYTALFLQGGASMQFLMAAYNLLEKKAGYLNTGTWSEKAINEAKLFGDIVEVGSSKDENFNYIPKGYSVPEDLDYLHVTSNNTIFGTQMKKFPMTNVPLICDMSSDIFSRQMDFSQFDLIYAGAQKNMGPAGTTLVVVKEDILGKVSRKIPSMLDYQVHISKDSMFNTPPVFAVYTSMLTLEWLKNLGGIAAIEEINEKKARLIYSEIDLNPVFKGFAKTEDRSIMNATFNLANDKLKETFDAQCKEAGINGINGHRSVGGYRASMYNALSLESVGVLVDIMSEMERKG
- a CDS encoding D-2-hydroxyacid dehydrogenase yields the protein MKILANDGIAQSGIKALENAGFEVLTTTVAQEQLQNFINENEITGLLVRGATQVRKDLIDNCPSLRLVGRGGVGMDNIDVEYAEKKGLFVINTPEASSSSVAELVFAHLFGGVRYLHDANRNMPLEGDSNFKKLKKSYGSGTELRGKTLGIIGFGRIGQATAKIALGIGMKVIYHDPYLENTSLEVSFFDGQSVTFNFESQAKEELVSTSDFITLHVPAQKNYILGKEEFELMKPGVGIINAARGGVLDEVALVDALENGNVIFAGLDVYESEPKPEIRILMHPNISLTPHIGAATAEAQNRIGMELAEQIITLLK
- a CDS encoding DUF937 domain-containing protein — translated: MSGLLDLLGSPMGKQLISGVASQTGNSTDQTGSVLSMALPILMGAMKKNAASPEGAQGLMSALSGKHDGGILDNLGGLFSGGVDQSVMDDGAGILGHVLGGKQATVENALSQKSGMDAGSVATILKVAAPILLGFLGKQSKEQNISDSNGIGNLLGSFMGGGDSGNQQQSLIESFLDSDGDGSILDDVASMALGGNKGGIGGLLGGLFGK
- a CDS encoding DUF6146 family protein encodes the protein MKKIYLVLGTLSFFTLLIASSCSSAKEVVAISDEEKVAFQQKERDTITIASDATEYEIIIIEPGFNFWLQSIAKPRNYYSQSYMENRNQIFVVNYNQKVMQPMRYDPNLYEQQINYEPNIDYGYEVNYKLYNYFIYFQRKYNQRLGPFVPRI
- a CDS encoding DUF6787 family protein, with product MKKLKQRWGIDSNLQLAVIFLVFAITGSTATKLAAPVTAFIGLDSETTNAWIYWTFRILLIFPIYQVLLVAFGWLFGQFQFFWNFEKKMINRLGLGFLLK